One region of Anas acuta chromosome Z, bAnaAcu1.1, whole genome shotgun sequence genomic DNA includes:
- the TRAPPC13 gene encoding trafficking protein particle complex subunit 13 isoform X1, with protein sequence MDVAQPKQEHLLALKVMRLTKPTLFTNIPVTCEERDLPGNLFNQLMKDDPSTVKGAEALMLGEMLTLPQNFGNIFLGETFSSYISVHNDSNQVVKDILVKADLQTSSQRLNLSASSAAVAELKPDCCIDDVIHHEVKEIGTHILVCAVSYTTQTGEKMYFRKFFKFQVLKPLDVKTKFYNAESDLSSVTDEVFLEAQIQNITTSPMFMEKVSLEPSIMYNVAELNTVETAGESESTFGSRTYLQPMDTRQYLYCLKPKQEFAEKAGVIKGVTVIGKLDIVWKTNLGERGRLQTSQLQRMAPGYGDVRLSLETIPDTVNLEEPFDITCKITNCSSERTMDLVLEMCNTNSIHWCGVSGRQLGKLHPSSSLHLALTLLSSVQGLQSVSGLRLTDTFLKRTYEYDDIAQVCVVSSKVKQES encoded by the exons ATGGACGTGGCGCAGCCCAAGCAGGAGCACCTGCTGGCCCTGAAAG TGATGAGGCTAACCAAACCTACCTTATTCACTAATATTCCGGTGACCTGTGAAGAGAGAGATTTGCCAG GTAATCTATTTAACCAGCTCATGAAAGATGATCCTTCTACTGTAAAAGGAGCAGAAGCTTTGATGCTAGGAGAAATGCTGACTTTGCCTCAAAATTTTGG aaatatatttctggGAGAAACATTTTCCAGTTACATTAGTGTACATAATGACAGTAACCAAGTTGTCAAGGACATACTGGTGAAG GCTGATCTTCAGACAAGTTCTCAGCGTTTGAACCTTTCAGCTTCTAGTGCTGCAGTGGCAGAACTTAAGCCTGACTGTTGTATTGATGATGTGATTCATCATGAAGTAAAGGAAATAGGAACACACAT cttAGTTTGTGCAGTAAGTTACACTACGCAGACAGGGGAGAAGATGTACTTCAGAAAATTCTTCAAATTTCAG gTTCTCAAACCACTAGATGTCAAAACCAAATTCTACAATGCAGAG AGTGACCTCAGTTCTgtg acAGATGAAGTGTTTCTGGAAGCTCAGATACAGAATATCACTACCTCTCCAATGTTTATGGAGAAGGTTTCTTTAGAGCCATCCATTATGTACAATGTtgcagaactgaacacagttgAAACAGCAGGGGAAAG tgaGTCCACTTTTGGCTCAAGGACTTATTTACAACCTATGGATACACGTCAATACTTATACTGCCTAAAACCAAAGCAGGAATTTGCAGAGAAAGCTGGAGTAATAAAGGGTGTAACAGTGATTGGAAAACTAGACATTGTATGGAAAACGAATCTAGGTGAACGAGGAAGACTGCAAACAAGCCAACTCCAAAGAATG GCACCTGGTTATGGTGATGTAAGGCTTTCTCTGGAGACAATACCAGACACCGTAAATTTGGAAGAACCTTTTGATATTACATGTAAAATAACAAATTGCAG CAGTGAAAGGACTATGGATCTGGTTTTAGAAATGTGCAATACGAATTCCATCCACTGGTGTGGAGTTTCAGGAAGACAACTTGGAAAGTTGCACCCAAGTTCATCTCTCCATCTTGCACTTACATTATTGTCTTCAGTGCAGGGATTACAA AGCGTTTCTGGCTTAAGACTTACAGACACGTTTTTGAAGAGAACATATGAGTATGATGATATTGCTCAAGTCTGTGTGGTTTCTTCAAAAGTCAaacaagaaagctga
- the TRAPPC13 gene encoding trafficking protein particle complex subunit 13 isoform X3 — translation MDVAQPKQEHLLALKVMRLTKPTLFTNIPVTCEERDLPGNLFNQLMKDDPSTVKGAEALMLGEMLTLPQNFGNIFLGETFSSYISVHNDSNQVVKDILVKADLQTSSQRLNLSASSAAVAELKPDCCIDDVIHHEVKEIGTHILVCAVSYTTQTGEKMYFRKFFKFQVLKPLDVKTKFYNAETDEVFLEAQIQNITTSPMFMEKVSLEPSIMYNVAELNTVETAGESESTFGSRTYLQPMDTRQYLYCLKPKQEFAEKAGVIKGVTVIGKLDIVWKTNLGERGRLQTSQLQRMAPGYGDVRLSLETIPDTVNLEEPFDITCKITNCSSERTMDLVLEMCNTNSIHWCGVSGRQLGKLHPSSSLHLALTLLSSVQGLQSVSGLRLTDTFLKRTYEYDDIAQVCVVSSKVKQES, via the exons ATGGACGTGGCGCAGCCCAAGCAGGAGCACCTGCTGGCCCTGAAAG TGATGAGGCTAACCAAACCTACCTTATTCACTAATATTCCGGTGACCTGTGAAGAGAGAGATTTGCCAG GTAATCTATTTAACCAGCTCATGAAAGATGATCCTTCTACTGTAAAAGGAGCAGAAGCTTTGATGCTAGGAGAAATGCTGACTTTGCCTCAAAATTTTGG aaatatatttctggGAGAAACATTTTCCAGTTACATTAGTGTACATAATGACAGTAACCAAGTTGTCAAGGACATACTGGTGAAG GCTGATCTTCAGACAAGTTCTCAGCGTTTGAACCTTTCAGCTTCTAGTGCTGCAGTGGCAGAACTTAAGCCTGACTGTTGTATTGATGATGTGATTCATCATGAAGTAAAGGAAATAGGAACACACAT cttAGTTTGTGCAGTAAGTTACACTACGCAGACAGGGGAGAAGATGTACTTCAGAAAATTCTTCAAATTTCAG gTTCTCAAACCACTAGATGTCAAAACCAAATTCTACAATGCAGAG acAGATGAAGTGTTTCTGGAAGCTCAGATACAGAATATCACTACCTCTCCAATGTTTATGGAGAAGGTTTCTTTAGAGCCATCCATTATGTACAATGTtgcagaactgaacacagttgAAACAGCAGGGGAAAG tgaGTCCACTTTTGGCTCAAGGACTTATTTACAACCTATGGATACACGTCAATACTTATACTGCCTAAAACCAAAGCAGGAATTTGCAGAGAAAGCTGGAGTAATAAAGGGTGTAACAGTGATTGGAAAACTAGACATTGTATGGAAAACGAATCTAGGTGAACGAGGAAGACTGCAAACAAGCCAACTCCAAAGAATG GCACCTGGTTATGGTGATGTAAGGCTTTCTCTGGAGACAATACCAGACACCGTAAATTTGGAAGAACCTTTTGATATTACATGTAAAATAACAAATTGCAG CAGTGAAAGGACTATGGATCTGGTTTTAGAAATGTGCAATACGAATTCCATCCACTGGTGTGGAGTTTCAGGAAGACAACTTGGAAAGTTGCACCCAAGTTCATCTCTCCATCTTGCACTTACATTATTGTCTTCAGTGCAGGGATTACAA AGCGTTTCTGGCTTAAGACTTACAGACACGTTTTTGAAGAGAACATATGAGTATGATGATATTGCTCAAGTCTGTGTGGTTTCTTCAAAAGTCAaacaagaaagctga
- the SHLD3 gene encoding shieldin complex subunit 3 → MEVVLHYRPHQKDLIELQKIAQAAVKDFPIRQLPRFTPWFPSDLCRLPLKPKKQPPVISSEEAEELKQLSSPSEYIVGSPSYDCTKNLPEFQSNVNHGQTLVQTQNVHRPVNLENQGEPPSNGEHKLKRSWSVSVHSPKLKEKILPLSRELQNSLERLKLHAFYRAKWTIGQSTCSNQNLEDVWIKLNRLIKHNELPSCNATIQRSVGEIWIFCDILYCEYVRNILREKLSLTNKMNLLVHKFGIIFSL, encoded by the coding sequence ATGGAAGTGGTCTTGCATTATCGACCACATCAGAAAGATCTAATAGAACTGCAGAAAATTGCACAAGCGGCAGTGAAGGACTTTCCTATTCGTCAGTTACCAAGATTTACACCCTGGTTTCCAAGTGATTTGTGCAGACTTCCCCTCAAACCAAAAAAGCAACCACCTGTTATTTCTTCTGAGGAAGcagaagaattaaaacaacTTTCTTCACCTTCAGAATACATTGTAGGATCTCCTAGTTATGACTGCACAAAAAATCTTCCTGAGTTTCAGTCTAACGTGAATCATGGGCAGACTTTAGTCCAAACACAAAATGTTCACAGACCAGTTAACTTGGAAAATCAAGGAGAACCACCATCTAATGGAGAACACAAATTGAAAAGGTCTTGGAGTGTCTCTGTCCATAGCCCTAAGCTTAAAGAAAAGATTCTTCCTTTATCTCGAGAACTGCAGAACAGTTTGGAAAGACTAAAACTGCATGCATTTTATAGAGCAAAGTGGACAATCGGACAGTCTACTTGTAGTAATCAGAACTTGGAAGACGTCTGGATAAAATTGAACAGACTCATCAAACATAATGAATTGCCGTCTTGCAATGCTACTATACAAAGATCTGTGGGAGAGATATGGATTTTCTGTGATATATTATACTGTGAATATGTAAGAAATATTCTTAGGGAGAAGCTGAGTCTTactaataaaatgaatttacttGTACATAAATTTGGAATTATATTTAGTTTATAA
- the TRAPPC13 gene encoding trafficking protein particle complex subunit 13 isoform X4, which translates to MDVAQPKQEHLLALKVMRLTKPTLFTNIPVTCEERDLPGNLFNQLMKDDPSTVKGAEALMLGEMLTLPQNFGNIFLGETFSSYISVHNDSNQVVKDILVKADLQTSSQRLNLSASSAAVAELKPDCCIDDVIHHEVKEIGTHILVCAVSYTTQTGEKMYFRKFFKFQVLKPLDVKTKFYNAETDEVFLEAQIQNITTSPMFMEKVSLEPSIMYNVAELNTVETAGESESTFGSRTYLQPMDTRQYLYCLKPKQEFAEKAGVIKGVTVIGKLDIVWKTNLGERGRLQTSQLQRMAPGYGDVRLSLETIPDTVNLEEPFDITCKITNCSERTMDLVLEMCNTNSIHWCGVSGRQLGKLHPSSSLHLALTLLSSVQGLQSVSGLRLTDTFLKRTYEYDDIAQVCVVSSKVKQES; encoded by the exons ATGGACGTGGCGCAGCCCAAGCAGGAGCACCTGCTGGCCCTGAAAG TGATGAGGCTAACCAAACCTACCTTATTCACTAATATTCCGGTGACCTGTGAAGAGAGAGATTTGCCAG GTAATCTATTTAACCAGCTCATGAAAGATGATCCTTCTACTGTAAAAGGAGCAGAAGCTTTGATGCTAGGAGAAATGCTGACTTTGCCTCAAAATTTTGG aaatatatttctggGAGAAACATTTTCCAGTTACATTAGTGTACATAATGACAGTAACCAAGTTGTCAAGGACATACTGGTGAAG GCTGATCTTCAGACAAGTTCTCAGCGTTTGAACCTTTCAGCTTCTAGTGCTGCAGTGGCAGAACTTAAGCCTGACTGTTGTATTGATGATGTGATTCATCATGAAGTAAAGGAAATAGGAACACACAT cttAGTTTGTGCAGTAAGTTACACTACGCAGACAGGGGAGAAGATGTACTTCAGAAAATTCTTCAAATTTCAG gTTCTCAAACCACTAGATGTCAAAACCAAATTCTACAATGCAGAG acAGATGAAGTGTTTCTGGAAGCTCAGATACAGAATATCACTACCTCTCCAATGTTTATGGAGAAGGTTTCTTTAGAGCCATCCATTATGTACAATGTtgcagaactgaacacagttgAAACAGCAGGGGAAAG tgaGTCCACTTTTGGCTCAAGGACTTATTTACAACCTATGGATACACGTCAATACTTATACTGCCTAAAACCAAAGCAGGAATTTGCAGAGAAAGCTGGAGTAATAAAGGGTGTAACAGTGATTGGAAAACTAGACATTGTATGGAAAACGAATCTAGGTGAACGAGGAAGACTGCAAACAAGCCAACTCCAAAGAATG GCACCTGGTTATGGTGATGTAAGGCTTTCTCTGGAGACAATACCAGACACCGTAAATTTGGAAGAACCTTTTGATATTACATGTAAAATAACAAATTGCAG TGAAAGGACTATGGATCTGGTTTTAGAAATGTGCAATACGAATTCCATCCACTGGTGTGGAGTTTCAGGAAGACAACTTGGAAAGTTGCACCCAAGTTCATCTCTCCATCTTGCACTTACATTATTGTCTTCAGTGCAGGGATTACAA AGCGTTTCTGGCTTAAGACTTACAGACACGTTTTTGAAGAGAACATATGAGTATGATGATATTGCTCAAGTCTGTGTGGTTTCTTCAAAAGTCAaacaagaaagctga
- the TRAPPC13 gene encoding trafficking protein particle complex subunit 13 isoform X2, which translates to MDVAQPKQEHLLALKVMRLTKPTLFTNIPVTCEERDLPGNLFNQLMKDDPSTVKGAEALMLGEMLTLPQNFGNIFLGETFSSYISVHNDSNQVVKDILVKADLQTSSQRLNLSASSAAVAELKPDCCIDDVIHHEVKEIGTHILVCAVSYTTQTGEKMYFRKFFKFQVLKPLDVKTKFYNAESDLSSVTDEVFLEAQIQNITTSPMFMEKVSLEPSIMYNVAELNTVETAGESESTFGSRTYLQPMDTRQYLYCLKPKQEFAEKAGVIKGVTVIGKLDIVWKTNLGERGRLQTSQLQRMAPGYGDVRLSLETIPDTVNLEEPFDITCKITNCSERTMDLVLEMCNTNSIHWCGVSGRQLGKLHPSSSLHLALTLLSSVQGLQSVSGLRLTDTFLKRTYEYDDIAQVCVVSSKVKQES; encoded by the exons ATGGACGTGGCGCAGCCCAAGCAGGAGCACCTGCTGGCCCTGAAAG TGATGAGGCTAACCAAACCTACCTTATTCACTAATATTCCGGTGACCTGTGAAGAGAGAGATTTGCCAG GTAATCTATTTAACCAGCTCATGAAAGATGATCCTTCTACTGTAAAAGGAGCAGAAGCTTTGATGCTAGGAGAAATGCTGACTTTGCCTCAAAATTTTGG aaatatatttctggGAGAAACATTTTCCAGTTACATTAGTGTACATAATGACAGTAACCAAGTTGTCAAGGACATACTGGTGAAG GCTGATCTTCAGACAAGTTCTCAGCGTTTGAACCTTTCAGCTTCTAGTGCTGCAGTGGCAGAACTTAAGCCTGACTGTTGTATTGATGATGTGATTCATCATGAAGTAAAGGAAATAGGAACACACAT cttAGTTTGTGCAGTAAGTTACACTACGCAGACAGGGGAGAAGATGTACTTCAGAAAATTCTTCAAATTTCAG gTTCTCAAACCACTAGATGTCAAAACCAAATTCTACAATGCAGAG AGTGACCTCAGTTCTgtg acAGATGAAGTGTTTCTGGAAGCTCAGATACAGAATATCACTACCTCTCCAATGTTTATGGAGAAGGTTTCTTTAGAGCCATCCATTATGTACAATGTtgcagaactgaacacagttgAAACAGCAGGGGAAAG tgaGTCCACTTTTGGCTCAAGGACTTATTTACAACCTATGGATACACGTCAATACTTATACTGCCTAAAACCAAAGCAGGAATTTGCAGAGAAAGCTGGAGTAATAAAGGGTGTAACAGTGATTGGAAAACTAGACATTGTATGGAAAACGAATCTAGGTGAACGAGGAAGACTGCAAACAAGCCAACTCCAAAGAATG GCACCTGGTTATGGTGATGTAAGGCTTTCTCTGGAGACAATACCAGACACCGTAAATTTGGAAGAACCTTTTGATATTACATGTAAAATAACAAATTGCAG TGAAAGGACTATGGATCTGGTTTTAGAAATGTGCAATACGAATTCCATCCACTGGTGTGGAGTTTCAGGAAGACAACTTGGAAAGTTGCACCCAAGTTCATCTCTCCATCTTGCACTTACATTATTGTCTTCAGTGCAGGGATTACAA AGCGTTTCTGGCTTAAGACTTACAGACACGTTTTTGAAGAGAACATATGAGTATGATGATATTGCTCAAGTCTGTGTGGTTTCTTCAAAAGTCAaacaagaaagctga